Proteins found in one Synechococcus sp. LA31 genomic segment:
- a CDS encoding MBL fold metallo-hydrolase codes for MHATYYGANGWLLEFGCLRVLVDPWLIGALQFPPGPWFFEGQLSVSQPVPPDLDLVLLTQGLDDHAHPATLQLLPRSLPVVGSVTAAAKALGLGFEAVRALKPGECFQHADLLITATAGAPVPQVENGYLLEHPEGSLYLEPHGYLPADLPAQPLDAVITPVVDLGLPVAGAFVRGQAVLPQLLERFKPRTVLASTAGGDVQFSGLLTRLLWMKGSAAEAAGSMPAGSALIDPQVGHRYHLCRTTDASPERPAITP; via the coding sequence ATGCATGCCACTTACTACGGCGCTAACGGCTGGCTGCTGGAGTTCGGCTGCCTGCGGGTGCTGGTGGATCCATGGCTCATAGGCGCGTTGCAGTTTCCGCCGGGTCCCTGGTTTTTCGAGGGACAGCTTTCGGTCAGCCAGCCGGTGCCGCCCGATCTCGATCTCGTGCTGCTCACCCAGGGGCTCGATGATCACGCCCACCCGGCCACCCTTCAGCTGCTGCCACGCAGCCTGCCGGTGGTGGGATCGGTGACAGCCGCGGCGAAGGCCCTGGGCCTGGGCTTTGAAGCCGTGCGCGCTCTCAAGCCCGGCGAGTGCTTCCAGCATGCCGATCTGCTGATCACGGCCACCGCCGGGGCGCCTGTGCCTCAAGTGGAGAACGGCTACCTGCTGGAGCATCCCGAGGGGTCGTTGTATCTCGAGCCCCACGGCTATCTGCCGGCGGATCTACCGGCCCAGCCCCTTGATGCGGTGATCACGCCGGTGGTTGATCTGGGGCTACCTGTGGCCGGTGCCTTTGTCCGCGGACAGGCTGTGCTCCCTCAGTTGCTGGAGCGCTTCAAGCCCCGCACGGTGCTCGCCAGCACGGCGGGCGGCGATGTGCAGTTCAGCGGTTTGCTCACCCGCCTGTTGTGGATGAAGGGCAGTGCGGCGGAAGCGGCAGGGTCGATGCCGGCTGGCAGCGCGTTGATCGATCCGCAGGTGGGCCATCGCTACCACCTATGCCGCACAACTGATGCATCGCCCGAGCGGCCCGCCATCACTCCATAG
- a CDS encoding NAD(P)/FAD-dependent oxidoreductase, with protein sequence MLRLNELKLPLEHEPEAISDALCRRLKLKPAQLQGPPQVVKRSVDARRKSHIQLAYSVEFSLETGLEQRLLKRFARDAHLQPAPDTTYQLVAQAPGKANLPRPVVVGAGPCGYFCALLLAQMGLRPLLLERGKPVKERSADTFGFWKGKRPFNPESNAQFGEGGAGTFSDGKLYSQVRDPRHLGRKVLEELVGAGANPEILVLHRPHIGTFKLATVVRGLRAQITELGGEIRFESRVDQLELDAGDRRVRGVTLADGTFIAAEQVVLAVGHSARDSFAMLQAQGVAMERKPFSVGFRIEHPQPLIDAARWGSCAGHPLLGAAEYKLVHHASNGRCVYSFCMCPGGLVVGATSEAGRVVTNGMSQHSRNERNANSGIVVNIEPEDVEPYGAFPGDPLAGVAFQRHWEAQAFALGGESYAAPGQRLGDFLSGRSSSATGSVQPSYAPGVTLTDLSSALPNFAIEALREALPAFTRKIEGYAMDDAMLTGVETRTSSPLRLQRCESLESSNTPGLYPAGEGAGFAGGILSAAIDGIRVAEAVALTLLRQEHPVAPDESAYDRA encoded by the coding sequence ATGCTGCGGCTCAACGAACTGAAGCTTCCCCTCGAGCACGAACCCGAGGCCATCAGCGACGCGCTCTGCCGCCGCCTGAAGTTGAAGCCGGCTCAACTCCAGGGCCCACCTCAGGTGGTGAAGCGAAGCGTTGATGCGCGGCGCAAGAGCCATATCCAGCTGGCCTACAGCGTGGAGTTCAGCCTTGAAACCGGCCTAGAGCAGCGGCTGCTGAAACGCTTCGCGCGCGACGCGCACCTCCAGCCGGCGCCCGACACCACTTATCAGCTGGTGGCTCAGGCGCCGGGCAAGGCGAACCTGCCGCGGCCTGTGGTGGTGGGTGCAGGCCCTTGCGGCTACTTCTGCGCGCTGCTGCTGGCCCAGATGGGTCTGCGGCCCCTGCTGCTGGAGCGCGGCAAACCGGTGAAAGAACGCAGCGCTGACACCTTTGGCTTCTGGAAGGGCAAACGCCCCTTCAACCCAGAGTCCAACGCTCAGTTCGGCGAGGGCGGGGCAGGAACCTTTTCCGACGGGAAGCTCTACAGCCAGGTGCGCGACCCGCGCCACCTTGGCCGCAAGGTTCTTGAAGAGTTGGTGGGTGCCGGCGCGAACCCCGAGATCCTGGTGCTGCATCGCCCTCACATCGGCACCTTCAAACTGGCCACGGTGGTGCGGGGTCTGCGGGCCCAGATCACGGAGCTGGGCGGTGAGATTCGGTTTGAAAGCCGGGTGGATCAGCTCGAGCTCGATGCCGGCGACCGTCGCGTGCGTGGGGTCACCCTTGCCGATGGCACCTTCATCGCCGCCGAGCAGGTGGTGCTGGCGGTGGGCCACAGCGCCCGCGACAGCTTCGCGATGCTGCAAGCGCAGGGTGTAGCGATGGAGCGCAAGCCATTTTCAGTGGGCTTCCGCATCGAGCATCCGCAACCGCTGATCGATGCGGCCCGCTGGGGCAGCTGCGCCGGTCATCCGCTACTGGGAGCTGCCGAATACAAGCTGGTGCACCACGCCAGCAACGGCCGCTGTGTCTACAGCTTCTGCATGTGCCCGGGGGGACTGGTGGTGGGTGCCACCTCGGAAGCAGGCCGGGTGGTGACCAACGGCATGAGTCAGCACTCTCGCAACGAACGCAATGCCAACAGCGGCATCGTGGTGAACATTGAGCCCGAGGATGTGGAGCCCTACGGCGCCTTTCCCGGCGATCCGCTGGCGGGAGTGGCCTTTCAGCGCCACTGGGAAGCGCAGGCTTTCGCCCTCGGTGGCGAGAGCTACGCCGCCCCCGGCCAGCGCCTCGGCGATTTTCTGTCGGGCCGCAGCAGCTCAGCCACCGGCAGTGTGCAGCCTTCTTACGCGCCGGGCGTCACGCTCACGGACCTGAGCAGTGCCCTGCCGAACTTCGCCATCGAGGCCCTGCGCGAGGCGCTGCCTGCGTTCACCCGCAAGATCGAGGGCTATGCGATGGACGACGCCATGCTCACCGGCGTGGAAACCCGCACGTCTTCACCGCTGCGCCTGCAGCGATGCGAAAGCCTGGAAAGCAGCAATACACCAGGGCTTTATCCAGCCGGAGAAGGCGCCGGTTTTGCCGGCGGCATCCTCTCCGCTGCCATCGATGGCATCCGCGTAGCGGAGGCCGTGGCCCTTACTCTTCTTCGTCAGGAGCACCCAGTGGCGCCAGACGAATCTGCTTACGACCGAGCTTGA